The proteins below are encoded in one region of Solidesulfovibrio fructosivorans JJ]:
- a CDS encoding Hpt domain-containing protein — protein sequence MADVDDGTRGLVDMDRLRQRFDNDNELLGEIFRVFQSETPGRRAGFEQALASGDMNAVTHLAHSLKGVAATMFAEPLRQAAYDLELAGRAGDTAAASRLAAVLLRRLEATNQYVAGLF from the coding sequence ATGGCCGATGTCGACGACGGGACGCGCGGTCTGGTGGATATGGACCGGCTGCGGCAGCGGTTCGATAACGACAACGAACTGTTGGGCGAGATCTTCCGGGTGTTCCAGAGCGAGACCCCGGGCCGGCGGGCCGGCTTCGAGCAGGCCCTGGCCTCCGGAGACATGAATGCCGTCACCCATCTGGCCCATTCCCTCAAGGGCGTGGCCGCGACAATGTTCGCCGAGCCCCTGCGCCAGGCGGCCTATGATCTGGAACTGGCCGGGCGGGCCGGCGATACGGCGGCCGCATCCCGGCTGGCCGCGGTCCTGCTGCGGCGCCTCGAAGCCACGAACCAATATGTGGCGGGGTTGTTTTAG